The following are encoded together in the Bacillus sp. NP157 genome:
- the carA gene encoding glutamine-hydrolyzing carbamoyl-phosphate synthase small subunit, with amino-acid sequence MRTPALLALEDGSVFHGHAVGARGETVGEVVFNTAMTGYQEILTDPSYNQQIVTLTYPHIGNTGTNDVDVEASRVHAAGLIVRDVPRLASNWRSQEPLPQYLERHNVVAIAGIDTRRLTRILREKGALSGCIVAGDAIDADAAVAKAKAFPGLNGMDLAKVVSTTKAYQWSEGVYDLDKQGFYNAPKKFRVVAYDYGVKQNILRLLAGRGVDITVVPAQTPAADVLAMNPDGIFLANGPGDPAACDYAIESTKQILDTKIPVFGICLGHQIMALAIGAKTLKMKFGHHGANHPVKDHDTGRVLISSQNHGFAVDPATLPANVRITHTSLFDGSLQGFALTDRPAFCFQGHPEASPGPEDVGYLFDTFIAAMEAHKAKQAS; translated from the coding sequence ATGCGTACTCCTGCTCTGCTTGCTCTCGAAGACGGCAGCGTTTTTCACGGCCACGCGGTCGGTGCCCGCGGCGAGACCGTTGGTGAGGTGGTGTTCAACACCGCCATGACCGGTTATCAGGAAATCCTGACCGACCCGTCGTACAACCAGCAGATCGTCACCCTGACGTACCCGCACATCGGCAACACCGGTACCAACGACGTCGACGTCGAAGCCAGCCGCGTCCATGCGGCCGGCCTGATCGTCCGCGACGTGCCTCGCCTCGCCAGTAACTGGCGTAGCCAGGAACCGCTGCCGCAGTACCTCGAGCGCCACAACGTGGTCGCCATCGCCGGCATCGATACCCGCCGCCTCACGCGCATCCTGCGCGAGAAGGGTGCGCTCAGCGGCTGCATCGTCGCCGGTGACGCGATCGACGCCGACGCCGCCGTGGCCAAGGCGAAGGCCTTCCCCGGCCTCAACGGCATGGACCTGGCCAAGGTCGTCAGCACGACGAAGGCCTACCAGTGGTCCGAGGGCGTCTACGACCTGGACAAGCAGGGCTTCTACAACGCGCCGAAGAAATTCCGCGTGGTGGCCTACGACTACGGCGTGAAGCAGAACATCCTGCGCCTGCTGGCCGGCCGCGGCGTCGACATCACCGTCGTGCCCGCGCAGACCCCGGCGGCGGACGTGCTGGCGATGAACCCCGACGGCATCTTCCTCGCCAACGGCCCGGGCGACCCGGCCGCGTGCGACTACGCCATCGAGTCGACGAAGCAGATCCTCGACACGAAGATCCCGGTGTTCGGCATCTGCCTGGGTCACCAGATCATGGCGCTGGCCATCGGTGCGAAGACGCTGAAGATGAAGTTCGGCCACCACGGCGCGAACCACCCGGTGAAGGACCACGACACCGGCCGCGTGCTGATCAGCTCGCAGAACCACGGCTTCGCGGTGGATCCGGCGACGCTGCCGGCCAACGTGCGGATCACGCATACCTCGCTGTTCGACGGCTCGCTGCAGGGCTTCGCCCTGACCGACCGCCCCGCGTTCTGCTTCCAGGGCCACCCGGAAGCGAGCCCGGGCCCGGAAGACGTCGGCTACCTGTTCGACACGTTCATTGCCGCGATGGAAGCGCACAAGGCGAAGCAGGCGTCCTGA
- a CDS encoding 2OG-Fe(II) oxygenase: MLLDPARLDRPDTDIRHEPFSFMIAHGQLPDEARGDLDRDFPQYTSAGFFPYDASDCGPSVNELVGQMTARAFSAAVGRHLGIDGLEDYPTLVTLCRHLNRRHGTIHTDSKSKVATALIYLNPMWPDTSDGCLRFLGSIDNIDDTVAPELKPLYGEFAVFRRAENSFHGHLPYEGERRVIQVAWLTSEEEKARKTKRGKFSRAFKKIFGKLDRKVGADRDRNASHPD; this comes from the coding sequence ATGTTGCTCGACCCCGCCCGCCTGGATCGTCCCGACACCGACATCCGGCACGAGCCTTTCTCGTTCATGATTGCCCACGGCCAGTTGCCCGATGAAGCCCGCGGCGACCTGGACCGCGATTTCCCGCAGTACACCAGTGCCGGGTTCTTCCCCTACGACGCCTCCGATTGCGGCCCCTCGGTCAACGAGCTGGTCGGCCAGATGACCGCGCGCGCCTTCTCGGCCGCCGTAGGCCGCCACCTGGGCATTGACGGGCTGGAGGACTACCCCACCCTGGTCACCCTGTGCCGGCACCTCAACCGCCGCCACGGGACGATCCACACCGACAGCAAGTCCAAGGTCGCCACGGCGTTGATCTACCTCAACCCCATGTGGCCGGACACCAGCGATGGCTGCCTGCGCTTCCTCGGCTCGATCGACAACATCGACGACACCGTCGCCCCCGAGCTGAAGCCGCTGTATGGCGAGTTCGCCGTCTTCCGCCGTGCCGAGAACTCCTTCCACGGCCACCTGCCCTACGAGGGCGAACGCCGGGTGATCCAGGTCGCCTGGCTGACCTCGGAAGAGGAAAAGGCCCGCAAGACCAAGCGCGGCAAGTTCTCCCGGGCGTTCAAGAAGATCTTCGGCAAGCTCGACCGCAAGGTCGGCGCCGACCGCGACCGCAACGCCTCGCACCCGGACTAA
- the dapB gene encoding 4-hydroxy-tetrahydrodipicolinate reductase, whose protein sequence is MTRPVRLAISGASGRMGLALLNLVRDDERFELVRAVVSAQSTRLGKAAYGDVSALHFTGWDDPAGIDVVIDFSGPEGLAAALDACEATGASLVTGTTGLDAAMEERLAHAAERIAVLRAANFSLGVAVLTRLLREAAAALPGWDIDIVEAHHNRKEDAPSGTALALGHAAAAGRGAALEDLAVYAREGRPGAREAGTIGFAVVRGGDIVGEHQALIMGQGERIELGHRATDRSIFARGALEAAAWMAGRAPGAWTIEDVIAAKV, encoded by the coding sequence ATGACCCGCCCCGTTCGCCTCGCCATCAGTGGCGCCTCTGGCCGCATGGGCCTCGCGTTGCTCAACCTCGTGCGCGACGACGAACGTTTCGAGCTGGTCCGGGCCGTGGTTTCCGCGCAATCCACGCGCCTCGGCAAAGCCGCCTACGGCGATGTCTCCGCACTGCACTTCACCGGCTGGGATGACCCGGCGGGTATCGACGTGGTGATCGACTTCAGCGGTCCGGAAGGTCTGGCGGCCGCGCTGGATGCCTGCGAAGCCACGGGCGCGTCGCTGGTGACGGGCACCACGGGCCTGGATGCGGCCATGGAAGAGCGGCTGGCACACGCTGCGGAGCGGATTGCCGTACTGCGTGCGGCCAACTTCAGCCTCGGTGTCGCGGTGCTGACCCGCCTGCTGCGCGAGGCCGCGGCGGCGCTACCGGGCTGGGACATCGACATCGTCGAGGCGCATCACAACCGCAAGGAAGATGCGCCCTCCGGTACCGCGCTGGCGCTCGGCCATGCCGCCGCCGCCGGTCGCGGCGCCGCGCTCGAAGACCTCGCCGTATATGCCCGCGAAGGTCGGCCCGGCGCGCGCGAGGCCGGCACGATCGGCTTCGCCGTCGTCCGCGGCGGCGACATCGTCGGCGAACACCAGGCGCTGATCATGGGGCAGGGCGAGCGGATCGAACTCGGCCACCGGGCGACCGACCGCTCGATCTTCGCGCGCGGCGCGCTGGAAGCGGCGGCGTGGATGGCCGGGCGTGCGCCGGGCGCCTGGACCATCGAAGACGTCATCGCCGCCAAAGTGTAG